A single genomic interval of Nycticebus coucang isolate mNycCou1 chromosome 21, mNycCou1.pri, whole genome shotgun sequence harbors:
- the LOC128574189 gene encoding endoplasmin-like, producing MEMCTTNAIKEDEDDKTVLDLAVVLFETATLRSGYLLPDTKAHGDRIERMLRLSLNIDPDAKVEEEPEEEPEETTEDTEQDEEEDMDAGTEEEEQETAKESTAEKDEL from the coding sequence ATGGAAATGTGCACTACTAATGCAAtaaaggaagatgaagatgacAAAACAGTTTTGGATCTTGCTGTGGTTTTGTTTGAAACAGCGACACTTCGGTCAGGGTACCTTTTACCGGACACTAAAGCACATGGAGATAGGATAGAAAGAATGCTTCGCCTCAGCTTAAACATTGACCCTGACGCAAAGGTGGAAGAAGAGCCCGAAGAAGAACCTGAAGAAACAACAGAAGACACAGAGCAAGACGAGGAAGAAGACATGGACGCAGGGACTGAGGAAGAAGAACAAGAAACAGCAAAGGAATCTACAGCTGAAAAAGATGAGTTGTAA